TTCTTGAAAGTAAACAAATCCTGTACAAATAGAGAAGAAGGTCCAAGCAATTTGAAACATTGGAACAATCAGTATTGCATCAAATAATGACAGCCCTTCATTCAATCTTGCCATCTGTCACATAGAGCATACGGAAGTTGAATTAGACAAACAGCAGCAGCGGAGTAGCCTCAGAAACAACGCATTAGATTAGCCATATACCCAAAATCCAGCAGTACACAGAAACAGAAGAACAATTGAGTATGTGAACCAGCTATGGAACTCGTATCTGCTGCTCATAGTCAGCCTCAGCATGTTAGACCTGGACAGGAAACAGGAAGGAGGGGGGATAACACATGGTAGTCAGCACCAAATAAATCTGAAAAAATCAGCATCCTTGATGCATggatttttatgaaataaaatGTAACCTACAATGACTTTGCAAACAAGACTGAGCAAGATCCAATAGCACCAGATACAACAGCATAAGAAAATGGCAACATTGTTCGCCAATATGTGCCAACATCTTTTGAACTGTTTGAATTAATAGTTTCTCCACTCCTGCAAAAGTTTTTGAACTGGTAAGGAACAGCATGGCCTGTTTCTGAAGAGAATAGGTTACACGAGCAAGGCCTCACCTGTAGAGATAATGGTTAAATGCAACAACAAAGACCAATGACATGCAATAAAGAACAAACACCAAATTGCTGTATTTTGCGATCAGCTGCTCCGGCGTGTAAACTGACAAGATAATTTTAGTATTAGCACGACTAAATAGGAACCACGAAAAAACCGAAATTGCACATCTCTACATTGCAAATATTTCGCAGATACTACATATAGTAGAAATGGCAAATGGAACAACCCATACCAGGTGATTGATGGTTGCCAAAGGATACTAAGAAGATGTTGCCGAAGACGATAAACGTTGTGGCTACCATGACTCTGGAAAGAAGCGCAAAAGCTTCATTAATCACATGATTCCATGTATTGATTGTAATTTTCATTCCAGCTAACGGGAAGTGAGAAACATACATACTTCACTGAAATAGTCTTGTTCAACACAAAGTAGGCAAAAGCAATGTTGGACACAAACTGGATTGATCCAAGAGCTGCAAGTAGTGACTGCAATATAGCAAGTAAATAATCAATTTCCAAATCAAAACACTagagaaatagaaaagaaaatatgATTGGATGCCATTATTAGCTCTAAGTAAGAAGCAAGAGATGGAAACTGTACGATTGAGAAGCTCTTATCTTTTTAACCCAACAACAAATGGAAAAATGCTATTCCTGTATTTCCAATAGAACAGGGCACAAATCCAGAGTCTCTACAAGAGCTTTATTCTTTACATGTTTACACAACCATTCATGAGTTTCCCATATTATATTACATCCTACATGTTAAACTAAATTTGCTTTTGAAATCTCGAGGACAACGAAAAAGAACCTGTGCAGCATAAGCAAATGACATGAAGTTGAGGCAGTTCCCAGCAGCAAAAAAGAGTATACCTGAATGCAGATGTAGCATTAAAGTTGGCTTTTGATTATAAAAGACtaaaattagtaaataaattCTAGCAGACAGGAGTGGTACCTATTCTCCAAGTCTGAAAATGCATAACAGACTTCGGGACGAATTTTTCATTTCCCTCGCTGCTGTTAATTAAGGAAAGCTTTTCTCTCTGACAAATAAaacaaacatattttttttattcttCATCTCACGTAAAACAACATGATATTCACACATGGGAACTGAGCCTAGTGCAAGTGCAGGATCTATTCAACATGAGATTGGGTGCCTATTTCTTCTTATTTACCGCCTAACTTGTCATAGTCATAAGTTGGTTGTTCCTTTTTTTCATAATTCGCACATAAAAGTAACTACAATCACATTAACTTCAAAGGATGTTAGGCATTAATGTAGATAATGCTCAAATACCACAGCAAAGGTTAGCTACAAAGTTACCAAAATCAGCCTAGGGAATCAAGCTATATTTGACATGCTGTCCTACAGTTTGTAATCAAATGCACAATTTATTGCTTACAACAACTTCAAGTGCACTAGAAATAGCTAATTAGGCAATCAACGTCCTAATCAGTTAATGCAACATTTTCTCATGATGAAGCCTATAGATGAAATGGCTAGGTCATCTAGTAACCAAAAAAGGGTGTTACTAGGGTTCATTTTTTTTCTGCTttctttttggcaaaaaaaaaaaaggatttaGACTAAAGGTGTTTTCACCCTCAACTGACTAAATGGGTCAAACTAGGGCACCCGCATGTATGTTCTCCTTGATCTTTTCACTGGAACACATATATGAAGTATATTAGAAGTAAGAACAAGGAGCACAATTCAGAAACATGTAACATCCACCTGATCATGGCCCAACTTCAGAAGGTTGGTACCAAAGTTTATGGCAACACTCCCCACGATGTTTATCAACGCCCCTATAACCCAGTCGCCCATGAGTCAAGTGTAAAGTTATCTCCTACAAATATATGATATGCTCCTTCCACAAGTCCCTTGTACAACAGctccttgctcttgttttggACATACGGACTTCAATTCATTGAGAACTTTCTCTCTTTCCCCTTTTTCTCTTCTTTAGCGTAGGTGTATTCACCCCCAGTAGTCTATCACAAACGTCTCCAAGATCCCTTTTTCTCTTCTTCGCGTAGGTGTAGTCTGTTACAAACCTCTCCGAGAACCACTGTGGAGCTCAGCCTGCAAAAAAGACATAAATGCCATTTCAATCAGACCCACACAATCGGGATGAATACCATTGGTCATTTGAAGAGGGTCATTACAGGGGCATTCAAAGAGAGGGCACCATTTGACAAGGCATTCAAAGATGATGTACCAGGGCGGACCCAGATAATTTTTTGCAAAACAATCGAAGCTCGTAGGCATAATACATGCATATACGCTTGTAATTAGACCAGATCCGATTACAAATAGCAAGTTAGGGTTTGGGagctcggtttcgcacagcaggaatGAGAGACCAAGGGGTGGGCGTACGCGTACCTGgaggtgctcgtcgccggcgaagggcccGGAGAAGACCTGGGCACCTGGCGTAGGGCGGCAGCGACCGACCTCGGCCCGAAGAAGACCTGGGCACCTGGCGTAATCGTCggcaagagagagaagaagggagggagggcCGCAGGGAGATAGAGCGCGAACGCTGGGGGAACGGAAGACAGAAGGAAAGGTAGGCTTGCTTGTCCGGTAAGGGCTCTTTTCTAACGAAGGAATCCGAAACACAGGTATAGGATACAGAAATAAAGTACgataaaaaatgaaaaattatGGGATTTCAAAATATAGGAATAAAAAATTTAGACTGTTTGGAACACATGAATTTATAACATAGGAATTGTAACATGTAAAGCAAATATGGATCAGTAGAGAGCCAACGATGATTGTTTCCCTTGGATCGCAGTGGATGTTTTATTTCCTATGTTTTGCACATTAGCTACTCCTTTTCCTGTGGAATGCCTTCAATCCAAACGCTCCAACGTGATTTCTTTCCTCTCGAATCTGTTCCCTCATAATTCCCGTAGAAATCCTTCGTTCCAAGGACCTAAGAGGAGAAAGAAAGCCAGAAAGGTAAGAGGAGGTGGTGGGCACGTCAAGATTCGTGTGTGCCGTCGGATCCCGATCTCGCGGCCCGGAAGGGTGGGGCCAGGAAAGGGAACAGCCAGGGCAGCATGCAGCTGGTCTCACgccttttttttttattattatttcaaAACAGCTATGTTGCAACAACAACAGCTTTGTCGCGTGCCGATAAGCATGATTTGGGGCTCCAACTCTCCAAGGTTTATTTCTAATACATTTTGAAATCAAAGTCTGTATATGGACACGATGTGGCTGTATTTAGTTCGTGGAATTTGGGAATTttagctactatagcactttcatttttatttgacaattagtattcaatcatggactaattaggcttaaaacgttcgtttcgcgattttccaaccaaactgtgcaattagttttttttccgtctacatttgatgctccatacacatatcgtaagattcgatgtgatgactactgtagcactttttgaaaaactttttaggaactaaacacaaCCCGTGTTACTCTAACTTTTCAATTAAGTACGGATACCGATGATAGTTAAAAAGTCGtagctttctcttcttttccCTTCTCGTGTCTTGTGCTTCTTCTGATGGAGTAGCAGTAACCGTTGCCTGCGAGTTGAAACAAAGGTCTCAGCATCGGTTGTGGGGTTGGACTTTCGTTTCGCTGTCGTTGGAGCATCTTTTGCTTCATTTGCAAATTTCTGGTGCTAGCTTTGAGGAACAATTAAGCTAAGCCACCAACTTTGAGGAACACGGAGGTTGGTTCAGCTTTCTACGTTGTCGTTGCACTTTTCAATTGTGGCTCCACATGCTTTTCTTTCTGTCTTTTTATTACTCGACGATGTTGCCAGTTGTTAACATAATGGCCtggttcggcttaccttatattcggtttgttcggcttcttttttcagtcggaacagtgtttttttctcacaataattccgctggaacagtgtttttcagccagtttcagtcaagtttcagaccagcgaacgggaccaaTAACATGTTTGATCTCGAATGTCACTTGTTTCCATCCTGGACACTAATGATTCGAACACATGTGTAAGAAAGTAATTTCATTCAAAAAGAAAAATGTCAGGACATATGCACGCCGGATGTACTTAGGGAAAATAAACATTTTTCTTATTGACGGGTCATCatatgtgatttttttttaattttaacacttttttgaacttaattttaaatctaacactctcggtttttttttaaaaactaacacttttggccgcgcctattgccatggcacgGGCAAATGTCTATGCCGCatcatgcatggcggcgcggtagAGGGCTGACATGGCGACGACCGgaagcgctgaccgctgacgtggcagggctctgtcGCGCCCTGAtcgatggcgcggcagagccgggtataacctccgccgcggccagtcccgctgcccgagcagcaaaACGCCCTCCGCTCATCCAAGCAcgccgcgccacgaacggcgACAGCCCGGCCCTCCATTGCTGCCTCCCTCCCTTCCATTCCATTCCCCGACCGCCTCCCTCCCTCTTCGTCCTAGTTCAAGGTAACgacgcacattttattttcgtttgaatggtgaaTATGAtgttatgaatgggagttaaggttagtaGGAAAATTATATTTGggaactatggtgaagatattaagtatgagtttgtcaatgttaaggttaattatttagttagaagtatgtttgccatgtatatttttgttgctataattgttgtttataatattttagttgcattgcaaatgattacattttgcattaatttgcgttgttttgattggtgtttaatttgaaccgttttattagatggaagacatgtttcgggagcagctatggcgaaaacggggtcgtcctagagaaatgtatcccgacgagtctagcaaagatgccctcgtCCCTCTTGAACTCTCTGTCCCTAATTATGACTGTGGTCGTccagccgacgtgtttcaatcgagacatccggacagagcggctcgttgcttctacacgtgcagtcgttttaatgtaagttatTGTTTCTgtatatttttctttttcatttgtattactaggttactaattgtcggtgtttcggaccggggggtcctcaaccaaccgactagtgaatttgtgctgcgtgctcccggaccggatggtgatgcaaagagacacaaggtttatactggttcaggcaatcgaggccctacgtccagtctgagagattaatcttgtattccttgcaccggagtgctcgtagtagggggttacaagctaggtgagagagggagctagccccaggtctcggcgggggaggtgcgggctgcttgaggcgttgttctcaagcagcgtggaagcgtgTAGTTCTATTGGGGAGTTCGTCTTTCTGTTTGTTGCTCTCCCTAGAAATGgtaccggctacctccttttataaccGCAAGGAGAaagccagaagtacatgagaaggctactatttgctgacgtatttcGCTCCCTggagcagcgcggcgtcgtgggagttcccgtcggtgtctagtcggtatggtctccaggccggcgacatgctgcgctcctgtacatttgttgacttggtgaagtgccgaggcctggggGCTGCTGTGGTCGGTTGTGCCGAGACCTGctgtgctgaggccgagacccgctgcgctgaggcctgctgtgccgaggcctttgcagacggcaatgcggggtcttggcggccatcgtcgtagttgatttaggcggaacagtgcggaacgtgcgtctacaggatatggtaccctgtattgtcagcaagggatggtaaaaaggcgatttgaccattgtcccgtcgctcctgtcgcggtgcactgccgatcgtggcttacgtagtgggtgcagctggacgcattgattggatgcgacagcctgctagagcgacttttgaggcggaggcgacgaggttgcgggacgagcccagcctcggacgaggcggagtatGGCCAGCTCGcctgaggccctaccgggagtctcgtgcgaggcggaactcggtcagttcgctggtcccgaggtcacaggaacccagttctgactccccacgtcgtgttcgtccttggtgcaggagtttaggcagcacagtagccggtaacccttgcacagtcccgtcgtggatggcagggcgctGACGTGCTGGTCTGTCACTTTGCCATACTATGCCGTCGTgtggttgtcggagtggttgagcgccttgatTAGATGTGATGTCCAGCCGGGGTAGTCTAGTCAAAGCGGTGGTCGCGGGGCTGGTGGCGAGCCGGCCTCGCGCGGAATAGGAGAATCGCAGACCttggcgaggaggcctcgggcgaatcggacaatcggtacttcttctgaggcctcggcgagagggcctcgggcgaaggggcctcggcgagggggcctcgggcaaaTCGGAGATTTCTGGCTAAGAC
This is a stretch of genomic DNA from Miscanthus floridulus cultivar M001 unplaced genomic scaffold, ASM1932011v1 fs_499_3_4, whole genome shotgun sequence. It encodes these proteins:
- the LOC136531985 gene encoding probable magnesium transporter NIPA8; amino-acid sequence: MGDWVIGALINIVGSVAINFGTNLLKLGHDQREKLSLINSSEGNEKFVPKSVMHFQTWRIGILFFAAGNCLNFMSFAYAAQSLLAALGSIQFVSNIAFAYFVLNKTISVKVMVATTFIVFGNIFLVSFGNHQSPVYTPEQLIAKYSNLVFVLYCMSLVFVVAFNHYLYRSGETINSNSSKDVGTYWRTMLPFSYAVVSGAIGSCSVLFAKSLSNMLRLTMSSRYEFHSWFTYSIVLLFLCTAGFWMARLNEGLSLFDAILIVPMFQIAWTFFSICTGFVYFQEYQVFDTLRIIMFVLGMTFVFVGISLLAP